One window from the genome of Gammaproteobacteria bacterium encodes:
- a CDS encoding DedA family protein — protein sequence MLETWLTAYGYPALLVGTFLEGETILVLGGVAAHLGYLSLHWVIACGFVGTVTSDQLYFFLGRRHGKTLLARRPAWQTGTERILRRLERHQNLLILSFRFLYGLRTVTPFAIGMSDISWLRYTLLNAISAAIWATAVGLAGSSFGYAVTAVIDDIQRYELGVFGSIIAVASVLWLVHLRYRRRHSGDGPA from the coding sequence CGGCACCTTCCTCGAAGGTGAAACCATCCTGGTACTGGGCGGTGTGGCCGCACACCTGGGTTACCTGTCGCTGCACTGGGTGATCGCCTGTGGTTTCGTCGGGACGGTCACCAGTGACCAGTTGTACTTTTTCCTCGGTCGGCGCCATGGCAAGACCCTGCTGGCCAGGCGCCCGGCCTGGCAGACAGGAACCGAACGGATATTGCGCAGACTGGAACGCCACCAGAACCTGCTCATCCTCAGTTTTCGCTTTCTCTATGGATTGCGTACCGTCACCCCGTTCGCCATCGGCATGAGTGACATCTCCTGGCTCCGCTACACCCTCCTCAATGCCATCAGTGCAGCAATCTGGGCAACCGCGGTCGGACTGGCCGGCTCCTCTTTCGGGTATGCCGTCACGGCGGTCATCGATGATATTCAGCGTTATGAGCTTGGGGTGTTCGGCAGTATCATCGCGGTAGCCAGCGTGCTCTGGCTGGTGCATCTCCGCTACCGGCGACGTCACTCTGGCGATGGTCCGGCCTGA